The Brassica napus cultivar Da-Ae chromosome C7, Da-Ae, whole genome shotgun sequence genome has a segment encoding these proteins:
- the LOC106349256 gene encoding uncharacterized membrane protein At3g27390, whose amino-acid sequence MEPPKGFRASLLQFCIFLPYFIGLLFLGFIKGVVLCPLVCLVVTIGNSAVILSLLPVHFVWTFYSIVRAKQIGHILKFFLCLCLPAAIILWLVLGILASVLGGALYGFLSPIFATFDAVGEGKPYPFFHCFYDGTWSTLKRSFTVVRDFKDVCFHSYFSLMDELRICCPDQKQYEIRLIQLPGALVVSALGILVDLPVITLVAICKSPYMLFKGWHRLFQDLIGREGPFLETMCVPIAGLVILLWPLAVVGAVLGSVVSSIFLGAYAGVVSYQESSFYYGLCFMVASVSIYDEYSTDILDMPEGSCFPRPKYREKGAETTAFSGPIPRLGSVKNTASTREGSVKVPMIDIKPLDLLDGLFVECRKFGDALASKGMINSKDIEDARSSKGSQVISIGLPAYGLLYEILRSVKANTTGLLLSDGVTELTTKNRPKDAFFDWFLHPFLILKEQMNATNLSEEEEEYLGRLVLLYGDPERLKNSYAESASPTLTERKRAELDAFARRIQGLTKTVSRYPTFRRHFVCLVKKLSEDLDLNHDGSVKEEGSITEAPAPVKIFSRIFSKSQRSFRRKGSINGSDQETRKGVSRSVHIV is encoded by the exons ATGGAGCCTCCAAAGGGATTTCGAGCTTCTTTGTTGCAATTCTGTATATTCCTTCCTTATTTCATTGGATTGCTGTTTCTGGGTTTCATCAAAG GTGTCGTTTTGTGCCCACTCGTATGCCTCGTTGTGACAATAGGCAACTCCGCAGTCATACTAAGTCTTTTGCCCGTTCACTTCGTTTGGACTTTCTATTCAATAGTGAG agCCAAACAAATAGGACATATCTTGAAGTTCTTTCTATGCTTATGTCTCCCTGCCGCCATCATTCTCTGGCTAGTTCTTGGCATTCTAGCAAGTGTTCTTGGAGGAGCATTATACGGTTTCCTTTCCCCAATCTTCGCAACCTTTGACGCCGTTGGAGAGGGCAAGCCATACCCTTTTTTCCATTGCTTCTACGACGGAACTTGGAGCACCCTCAAGCGCAGCTTCACCGTCGTCCGTGACTTCAAAGACGTGTGCTTCCACTCCTACTTCTCGCTAATGGACGAGCTTAGAATATGCTGCCCGGATCAGAAACAGTATGAGATAAGGCTAATTCAACTCCCAGGAGCTTTGGTAGTTTCGGCTCTCGGGATACTTGTTGACCTCCCTGTGATCACGCTCGTAGCCATATGCAAAAGTCCTTACATGCTCTTCAAAGGATGGCACCGTTTGTTTCAAGATCTCATCGGACGTGAAGGTCCTTTCTTGGAGACGATGTGTGTCCCCATCGCGGGGCTAGTGATCTTGCTCTGGCCTTTGGCTGTTGTGGGTGCGGTTCTTGGTTCTGTGGTCTCTAGTATCTTCCTCGGCGCTTATGCAGGCGTGGTCTCGTACCAGGAGTCATCTTTTTACTACGGACTATGCTTTATGGTTGCTTCTGTGTCCATCTACGACGAGTACAGCACTGATATACTTGACATGCCTGAAGGATCTTGCTTCCCGAGGCCTAAGTATCGAGAAAAGGGAGCCGAAACAACTGCTTTTTCAGGTCCTATACCGAGACTGGGGTCTGTCAAGAACACAGCTTCAACAAGAGAAGGATCAGTTAAAGTCCCTATGATTGATATTAAACCTCTCGAT CTCTTGGATGGTCTATTTGTGGAATGTAGAAAGTTTGGAGATGCTTTGGCAAGTAAAGGGATGATAAACTCAAAAGATATCGAAGACGCGAGGTCTAGTAAAGGCAGCCAAGTGATCAGCATTGGCTTACCAGCTTATGGACTTCTTTACGAGATTCTACGCTCCGTCAAAGCCAATACTACCGGCTTGTTACTCA GTGATGGCGTAACGGAACTAACTACCAAGAACAGACCAAAAGATGCATTCTTTGATTGGTTTCTGCATCCGTTTTTGATACTAAAGGAGCAGATGAATGCTACAAACTTgtctgaggaagaagaagagtatcTCGGTAGATTGGTGTTGCTTTATGGAGACCCAGAGAGGCTAAAGAACTCGTATGCTGAGTCTGCTTCTCCTACTCTCACAGAGCGCAAAAGAGCTGAACTTGATGCATTTGCTCGCAG GATTCAAGGGCTAACGAAGACGGTATCAAGGTATCCAACATTCCGTAGACATTTTGTGTGTTTAGTGAAGAAACTATCAGAGGACTTGGACCTGAACCATGACGGTTCGGTGAAGGAGGAAGGATCTATAACGGAAGCACCAGCTCCGGTTAAGATATTTTCGAGGATTTTCAGTAAGAGTCAAAGATCGTTCAGAAGAAAAGGGAGTATCAATGGATCCGATCAAGAAACGCGGAAGGGTGTTTCAAGAAGTGTGCATATCGTTTAA
- the LOC111207429 gene encoding putative pectate lyase 11 has product MVSYSNNPFVYTFICLLSIGNTFVLSSSSLPHTQDPNLVVDEVNRSVFNASRRSLAYLSCRTGNPIDDCWRCDPNWETNRQRLADCAIGFGKNAIGGRDGRIYVVTDAANDDPVNPRPGTLRHAVTQEEPLWIIFKRDMVIRLKKELIITSFKTIDGRGSSVHITDGPCIKIHYETNIIIHGINIHDCKPGSGGMIRDGPRHTGWWVPSDGDAVAIFGGKHIWIDHCSLSNCDDGLIDAIHGSTAITISNNYMTHHDKVMLLGHSDSYTQDKNMQVTIAFNHFGEGLVQRMPRCRHGYFHVVNNDYTHWEMYAIGGSASPTIYSQGNRFLAPNTRFNKEVTKHEDAPESEWRGWNWRSEGDMLLNGAYFRQSGAGASSTYARASSLSARPSSLVGSITTTAGTLSCRRGRRS; this is encoded by the exons ATGGTTTCGTATTCTAATAATCCTTTTGTTTACACTTTCATATGTCTCCTATCAATCGGCAACACGTTTGTATTATCTTCAAGTTCGTTGCCGCATACTCAAGATCCTAATCTAGTAGTTGACGAGGTTAATAG AAGTGTATTCAATGCGTCAAGGAGGAGCCTCGCCTACCTATCTTGTAGAACGGGTAATCCTATTGATGATTGTTGGCGTTGCGATCCAAACTGGGAGACAAATCGCCAACGGCTAGCCGATTGTGCTATAGGGTTTGGCAAAAACGCTATCGGAGGCCGCGATGGCAGAATTTACGTGGTCACAGATGCGGCCAACGATGATCCGGTAAACCCTAGACCAGGAACCCTAAGACATGCGGTCACGCAAGAAGAACCATTATGGATCATTTTCAAGAGAGATATGGTCATTAGGCTCAAGAAAGAACTTATCATCACATCTTTCAAGACCATTGATGGTAGAGGCTCAAGTGTTCACATAACCGATGGACCTTGCATTAAGATCCACTATGAAACTAACATCATCATACATGGTATTAACATCCATGACTGCAAACCAGGATCAG GTGGCATGATTAGAGATGGCCCACGTCACACCGGGTGGTGGGTCCCATCAGATGGAGATGCAGTGGCGATATTTGGAGGCAAACACATTTGGATCGACCATTGCTCTTTGTCTAACTGCGATGATGGTCTCATAGACGCCATACATGGTTCGACCGCTATAACAATATCGAACAACTACATGACGCACCATGACAAGGTCATGCTTTTAGGACACAGCGATAGCTATACCCAGGACAAGAACATGCAAGTCACCATTGCGTTTAACCATTTCGGAGAAGGACTCGTTCAAAGGATGCCACG GTGCAGGCATGGATATTTCCATGTAGTGAACAATGATTATACACACTGGGAAATGTATGCTATCGGTGGAAGTGCTTCTCCGACGATATACAGTCAAGGCAATAGATTTCTCGCTCCTAATACCCGATTTAATAAAGAG GTTACAAAACATGAAGATGCACCCGAAAGCGAATGGAGAGGTTGGAACTGGAGATCGGAAGGGGATATGTTGTTGAACGGAGCATATTTCCGGCAGTCAGGAGCCGGAGCTTCATCGACATATGCAAGAGCTTCTAGCCTAAGTGCTAGGCCATCATCGCTTGTGGGTTCCATCACAACGACAGCAGGAACACTAAGTTGTCGGCGAGGCCGTCGCTCTTGA
- the LOC106352402 gene encoding uncharacterized protein LOC106352402 — protein sequence MKKNHATAARTDPETEISIDEALPVGAEASGPSLAGPSSADDEGDMFGVGDGGDEAEGESDELVGPSELSPELESGLEAGVLVEDDVGGFALAPPPEDGEALGVAVEFFLALVGAEAVGGEVGAEAVDFCGDAAGDFGDDAAAGDFGDGAAVAFGVDAGVDFGDAAAAGEGDVELLSPLALGAPAGFGGSAAKTAVMAKAATARGRSLRVIMYVRLFLNAVIN from the coding sequence ATGAAAAAGAACCATGCAACGGCGGCGAGAACGGATCCGGAGACAGAGATCTCCATCGATGAGGCTCTTCCCGTCGGAGCTGAAGCTTCGGGGCCTTCGCTGGCGGGTCCTTCATCAGCGGACGATGAAGGAGACATGTTCGGAGTGGGAGATGGCGGAGATGAGGCGGAAGGCGAGTCAGATGAGCTAGTGGGACCTTCGGAGCTATCGCCAGAGCTTGAGTCGGGGCTTGAAGCCGGAGTTTTGGTCGAGGACGATGTCGGAGGCTTTGCATTGGCTCCACCACCTGAAGATGGGGAAGCGCTAGGAGTAGCGGTTGAGTTCTTCTTGGCGTTGGTCGGAGCAGAAGCAGTAGGCGGCGAGGTCGGAGCCGAGGCGGTTGATTTTTGCGGTGATGCGGCGGGAGATTTTGGCGATGATGCAGCGGCGGGAGATTTTGGGGATGGTGCAGCGGTTGCTTTTGGCGTTGATGCGGGGGTGGATTTTGGCGATGCTGCAGCGGCGGGAGAAGGAGATGTTGAGCTTTTGTCGCCGTTAGCTTTAGGCGCTCCCGCTGGCTTTGGAGGATCGGCAGCGAAGACGGCTGTAATGGCCAAGGCGGCGACGGCGAGAGGTAGGAGCTTAAGAGTCATTATGTATGTAAGACTTTTTTTGAATgcagtaattaattaa
- the BNAA06G39750D gene encoding uncharacterized protein BNAA06G39750D, translating to MTSHFLIVFLVVILTIANGTLAEAADAEKPQPVDNKSSPADNSTKSLGPSQDYPDYEIPIELAPDGIEVVGDYVPISPTEATLAQPETDMNVKTSPSSSASRSSSTELTVAIAAAGGAASLFFF from the coding sequence ATGACGAGTCATTTTTTAATCGTCTTCCTTGTGGTAATCTTGACCATCGCTAATGGAACGTTAGCAGAAGCAGCAGATGCTGAAAAACCTCAACCTGTAGACAACAAATCATCACCAGCAGACAACTCTACAAAAAGCCTTGGTCCGTCTCAAGATTATCCCGATTATGAGATCCCTATAGAACTTGCACCGGACGGTATCGAGGTGGTGGGTGATTACGTGCCCATTAGCCCCACCGAGGCTACACTTGCACAACCCGAAACAGATATGAATGTTAAAACATCGCCGTCTAGCTCCGCCTCTAGATCTTCTTCAACCGAGTTGACCGTTGCTATTGCTGCGGCGGGAGGAGCGGCCagcttgtttttcttttga